The nucleotide sequence ACAAGGATGGATAGAGGCGCTCGCTGTAGCGACACTATTTAAATACGGTATTTGGGCAGTAGGCATGAATCTTGGAGGAGCATTTGTCGGAACACCATTGGATTTCGTTAACTACATGCTTATATTTTCTCATTTAGGTATGGCGGTTCAGGGTCTTTTATATGCACCTTTTTACAAAATCAAAGGATGGCACATTGTACTTGCTGCATTCGTACTGTTTCATAACGAGATTATCGATTACGTATTTGATATGATGCCAAGGTACCCCGTCCTTTCTCCGTATCAAAATACAATCGGTTACTTAACATTTTGGCTTTCTGCGCTTTCTGTATTTATTTTATGGAAAATAAGAAGACCTTAGCGGGTGTTCTTAATTCATCGAATATAGGTCTAACCTTGTCCCAGCTCTCATACGTTTTAGTATAAGGGTACAGGAGGGACAAAGGATGAGAAGGTTAGGATGGGCATTTATGGTTCTTTGTATGGTTTTTGGACTTTCTATGCCAGCATTTGCATCAAATCATACAGAAGTAAAAGAGTGGTCTGAAATTAATGAGCTAACGAGTGAGATCTGGGAGCTTGGTAAAATAGAACGATATGAAGAAGCGGCAAACGTCTTAAAGTTTACTACAGAAAACATTGTGCACATAGAAGATGTCGTATCCTTACGGCCAGAACAGCAGCGTATTGTTCAAAATACTTTGGCTGATGCCCTATCATCTCTTCAAAATCCTGAGTGGTCCAAAGAGAAAAAATTAAACAAACTAACTGAGGTTAGATTATTAGTAGACGCCCTTCAGACGAGTTATGAGCCATTGTGGAAAAAAACTGGACTGATGATGCTTGAACCATTTATTACGATGGAAAAAGGGGTCAGCGAAGATGATTCTGTTGCGTTTCATCAGGCAGCCAATCTACTGCTAGAACGCTATGAAACGGTAAGACCGGCGTTAATGGTCGATTTGTCTGCTGAAGAAGTGGAACTGCTTGATGAACACGTTTCTTATGTTGACGCTAACCGTAATCATATAATGACAGACACGGCACATCAGAAAAAGCTTGAAACGGCAGCTGCCGATTTTGAAGCGCTATTCTTTGCTAAAAAGGATAATTCCGAGCCTTCGTTATTTTGGCTTATATTCTCGATTGGTGGAATAATTTCTTCAACATTAATTTACGTAGGATGGAGAAAATATAAGGGTGATCAAGAAGATTTGCGCGTTCCAGATAAACGCTGATTTCATGCGTATTCTTTGACAAACAATGAGCTGAAAACGTAAAATATAATTAACAAAAGCTTTTTATATGGAGGAATGCCAACAATGGGTGGATTCTTAATCTACTTCGCAATTTTGCTTATTGTTCCTATCTGGGCACAGATGAGAGTGAAAAGCACGTACAAGAAATATTCGAAAGTTGGAAACAGCACTGGGAAAACGGGTGCTGAAGTTGCAAGAGAGATTTTAGATCAAAATGGACTTTACAGCGTTCAGGTTGAACCTGTTAGAGGAATGCTTTCCGATCATTACGATCCTCGCAGTAAAGTAGTTCGATTATCTGAAGACAACTATTACGGAAGTTCGATTGCAGGTGCCGCTGTTGCAGCCCATGAAGTAGGGCATGCGATTCAAGATGCAGAAGGGTATGCGTTCTTAAGATTCAGACATGCCTTAGTTCCTGTTGCAAATATTGGTTCGAACTTTTCGTTTTTCTTAATACTCGGTGGTATGCTGTTAAGTTCAATGAACATGTTTCTTCTAGGGATCATTTTCATGTCAGTAGCAGTTCTGTTCCAATTCGTAACATTGCCTGTAGAATTTAATGCAAGCTCACGCGCGATGGACCAAATCGTCTCAACCGGATTAATTCGTAATAACGAAGAGCGCGGCGCACGTAAAGTGTTAAACGCTGCTGCATTAACTTATGTTGCAGGTGCTCTAGTAGCGTTACTGGAACTAGCACGTTTCATCTTCATGTTCTTAGGGATGAACCAAGACGACTAATTTTATGAAACAGTAAAGCTCCCGATTAAGTATCGGGAGCTTTTTTTATCTGCCTATCGGATTTTTATCAGCATCGAGCGTGAAACCTTCGCCGATTACTTCATGTACATCATTAACCGTAACGAAAGCATGTGGATCAACACGCTCAATAACCTGCTTGATGCGAACGATTTCATTCTTAGCGATTACGCAGTACAGCACTTCACGGATATTGCCAGTAAAGGAACCTTTTCCGTTTAAGATGGTTGCACCACGGTCTAACTCTTTGATGATATCTGCTGCGATTTCCGTATTTTTGTCTGAGAAGATCATGACCGCTTTACCAGCATAAGCTCCTTCTTGCATAAAATCAATCACGCGTGCACCGATAAATACAGCAACTAGTGTGTACATCGCTTCTTTGTAATCTAAGTAAACAAGGGAGATCGCGATAACTACGAAGTCAAAGATAAACATCGTCTTACCCATGCTCCAGCCTAAGAACTTATGACCAAGCCTTGCGATAATATCAACTCCGCCTGTCGTACCACCGAATCTAAAAATGATACCCAGGCCGACTCCGATAAATACACCTGCGAAAAGAGCAGCAAGCGTCATATCTTCTTTAAGATCAATGGTTACGAAGGTGAAACGCTGGAAGATAAATAAAAATACAGATACGGCAACCGTTCCGATAACCGTGTAGATAAAAGCATTCTTTCCGAGCAGTCTCCATCCCACAAAAAATAATGGAATGTTTAATGCAAGGTTAGAATATGAGGGGTCAATAGAAAATAGAAAATAAAGTATAAGAGTGATCCCAGTGAAACCGCCTTCTGCTAAGTTGTTCGCCATGTTAAAATGGACAATTCCAAACGAGAAGATAGCAGATCCAAACAGGATAAAAAGAATATTTTTTAGTTTGATTGGATATTTCATATAATGCCTACTTTCCTTATAAATACGACGTTAGTTTACAATCATGCCTTCCTATTATAATCAAAATTTCATGAAATTTGTCAAACAGAAAAATTACCGATAACATAAAGAAGAATAATATAGAATGAGGAGTGTCAACATCATGGCCAACCGTACCTTAAAAGAGAGTCAGGACGTTGTAGATCAATACATATCACAATTTAAAGAGGGCTATTTCAGTCCGTTAGCAATGCTTGCAAGATTAACAGAAGAATTGGGTGAGCTTGCTCGTGAAGTGAATCATCATTATGGTGAGAAACCAAAAAAATCCACAGAAGATAGTAAGACCGTTGAAGAAGAACTCGGCGATATGTTCTTTGTTTTAATTTGTCTTGCAAATTCATTAAATATAGATTTAGACGAAGCGCTGAATACGGTAATGAAGAAATTTGAAACGCGCGATAAAGACAGATGGACACGAAAAGAAGGAGAGAAAGATTCATGAAAAAAATTAAAATTATTTTAGCTGGACCACGCGGGAAAATGGGACAAGAAGCATTAAAGATGATCGAGGAAACGCCTCAATTTGAACTAGTGGCAGCTGTAGACTCAAAAAATGATGGATTACAAGTAAAAGACTTATCAGGAGCTCCTGGGTCAATGGATGCTCCGGTTTATGATGATATGGAAAACTGTATACAAGCTATAGAGGCAGATGTAGTTGTAGATTTAACACGCCCGGACATCGGGAAGAAGCACCTTGAGCTGGCATTAAACCATGGAGTTCGTACAGTAATTGGAACAACTGGTTTTACAAACGATGATCTAGAACGTTTAACGAAGCTGGCTGAAGAAAAGAGTACGGGTGCCATAATCGCTCCAAACTTTGCGATTGGAGCGATTCTGATGATGAAGTTCTCTAAAGAAGCAGCAAAGTATCTGCCAGATATCGAGATCATTGAGAAGCATCATGATCAAAAGCTGGACGCCCCTTCAGGAACAGCCTTAAAAACAGCACAGCTTATTACTGAAGTACGTGACGAAAAAAGACAAGGTCATCCTGATGAAAAAGAAGATCTGGAAGGTGCACGAGGCGCTGAACTAGAAGGAATTAGGATTCATAGTGTAAGATTGCCAGGTCTAGTTGCACACCAAGAAGTCATTTTCGGGGGTGTTGGGCAAGTATTGACGATACGCCATGATTCGATAAACAGAACCTCTTTTATGCCTGGAGTCAGACTGGCTGTTGAAAGTGTAATGAACATAGAAGGCCTCGTATATGGCCTTGAAAATATTATGGAATAAGAGGGGATACTATGAAAATAGCTCTTATTGCACACGATAAGAAGAAAAACGATATGATTAATTTTACCGTCGCTTATGCACCAATCTTAAAAGATCATACTTTGTTTGCAACAGGAACGACAGGCTCTAAGATTCAGGAAGCGACAGGACTCGATATTAAAAGGTTTCAATCAGGTCCATTAGGTGGGGATCAGCAGATCGGTGCATTAATTGCTGAAAATGATCTGGATCTTGTTCTCTTTTTTAGAGATCCGCTTACAGCACAGCCGCATGAACCAGATGTATCAGCATTAATGCGTTTATGTGATGTATATCAAATTCCACTAGCGACAAACGTTGCATCTGCAGAACTTTTTATTCGTTCGCTCGAACGTGGAGATCTTGACTGGCGAAAAATTATAGATGAAAGAGAGTCAGAGAAAAAATGAACGTTGAAACCTGGCTTGCTTTTGGCGCACATGCTGATGACGTAGAAATCGGTATGGGAGCTACGATCAAGCAAGAAACAAAAAGAGGCCGTGAAGTAGTGATCTGTGATTTAACAGAAGCAGAACTATCATCCAATGGCACAGTTCATATCCGGAAAAAAGAAGCAAAAGAAGCAGCTGAACTTTTAGGTGTAACAAAAAGAAGGAACTTGCAGTTACCAGACCGCGGGCTTTATTTGCAGCATGATTATATTTTAAAACTGGTCTCTGTGATTCGCGAGCATAAACCTCAATATGTTTTTGCGCCGTATTGGATCGATCGTCATCCGGATCATGGAAACTGTGCTCGTCTTGTGAAGGAAGCTGTCTTTTCTGCTGGAATCAAAAATGTTAAAGATCCTGGAAATTTGCCAGCTCATAAAGTGAGTAATATCTTTTACTATTTAATTAATAGCACGGAAAAACCGCACCTGTTCGTAGATGTGAGCTCTTCGTATTCTTCCAAGATTGATGCGTTAAAAGCATATCCATCTCAGTTTATTAAAACAGCAGACAGCGTAGATACTCCGCTTACGAACGGGTATATCGAACGAGTGGAAAACCGTGACAAGCTCTTTGGAATTGAAGCTGGTGCATTTTATGCAGAAGGCTTCATACCAGAACAAACTTATGTAACCAACAATTTATAAGGAGTAAGCCATGACGTTAAAAATAGGCATCACTTGCTATCCGACTGTAGGCGGATCTGGAGTGGTTGCGACTGAACTAGGAAAACTTTTAGCAGAAAAAGGGCATGAAATTCATTTTATTACGTCAAGTATTC is from Fictibacillus sp. b24 and encodes:
- a CDS encoding zinc metallopeptidase is translated as MGGFLIYFAILLIVPIWAQMRVKSTYKKYSKVGNSTGKTGAEVAREILDQNGLYSVQVEPVRGMLSDHYDPRSKVVRLSEDNYYGSSIAGAAVAAHEVGHAIQDAEGYAFLRFRHALVPVANIGSNFSFFLILGGMLLSSMNMFLLGIIFMSVAVLFQFVTLPVEFNASSRAMDQIVSTGLIRNNEERGARKVLNAAALTYVAGALVALLELARFIFMFLGMNQDD
- a CDS encoding nucleotide pyrophosphohydrolase produces the protein MANRTLKESQDVVDQYISQFKEGYFSPLAMLARLTEELGELAREVNHHYGEKPKKSTEDSKTVEEELGDMFFVLICLANSLNIDLDEALNTVMKKFETRDKDRWTRKEGEKDS
- the mgsA gene encoding methylglyoxal synthase; protein product: MKIALIAHDKKKNDMINFTVAYAPILKDHTLFATGTTGSKIQEATGLDIKRFQSGPLGGDQQIGALIAENDLDLVLFFRDPLTAQPHEPDVSALMRLCDVYQIPLATNVASAELFIRSLERGDLDWRKIIDERESEKK
- a CDS encoding sporulation protein YpjB translates to MRRLGWAFMVLCMVFGLSMPAFASNHTEVKEWSEINELTSEIWELGKIERYEEAANVLKFTTENIVHIEDVVSLRPEQQRIVQNTLADALSSLQNPEWSKEKKLNKLTEVRLLVDALQTSYEPLWKKTGLMMLEPFITMEKGVSEDDSVAFHQAANLLLERYETVRPALMVDLSAEEVELLDEHVSYVDANRNHIMTDTAHQKKLETAAADFEALFFAKKDNSEPSLFWLIFSIGGIISSTLIYVGWRKYKGDQEDLRVPDKR
- the bshB1 gene encoding bacillithiol biosynthesis deacetylase BshB1 is translated as MNVETWLAFGAHADDVEIGMGATIKQETKRGREVVICDLTEAELSSNGTVHIRKKEAKEAAELLGVTKRRNLQLPDRGLYLQHDYILKLVSVIREHKPQYVFAPYWIDRHPDHGNCARLVKEAVFSAGIKNVKDPGNLPAHKVSNIFYYLINSTEKPHLFVDVSSSYSSKIDALKAYPSQFIKTADSVDTPLTNGYIERVENRDKLFGIEAGAFYAEGFIPEQTYVTNNL
- the dapB gene encoding 4-hydroxy-tetrahydrodipicolinate reductase, which codes for MKKIKIILAGPRGKMGQEALKMIEETPQFELVAAVDSKNDGLQVKDLSGAPGSMDAPVYDDMENCIQAIEADVVVDLTRPDIGKKHLELALNHGVRTVIGTTGFTNDDLERLTKLAEEKSTGAIIAPNFAIGAILMMKFSKEAAKYLPDIEIIEKHHDQKLDAPSGTALKTAQLITEVRDEKRQGHPDEKEDLEGARGAELEGIRIHSVRLPGLVAHQEVIFGGVGQVLTIRHDSINRTSFMPGVRLAVESVMNIEGLVYGLENIME
- a CDS encoding YitT family protein; its protein translation is MKYPIKLKNILFILFGSAIFSFGIVHFNMANNLAEGGFTGITLILYFLFSIDPSYSNLALNIPLFFVGWRLLGKNAFIYTVIGTVAVSVFLFIFQRFTFVTIDLKEDMTLAALFAGVFIGVGLGIIFRFGGTTGGVDIIARLGHKFLGWSMGKTMFIFDFVVIAISLVYLDYKEAMYTLVAVFIGARVIDFMQEGAYAGKAVMIFSDKNTEIAADIIKELDRGATILNGKGSFTGNIREVLYCVIAKNEIVRIKQVIERVDPHAFVTVNDVHEVIGEGFTLDADKNPIGR
- a CDS encoding DUF1405 domain-containing protein — encoded protein: MSWIRTIIMERWFLITLLWINIFGTIYGYYWYLYQLQETPWYFLPFVPDSPTASLFFVFVIIGFLTKIQQGWIEALAVATLFKYGIWAVGMNLGGAFVGTPLDFVNYMLIFSHLGMAVQGLLYAPFYKIKGWHIVLAAFVLFHNEIIDYVFDMMPRYPVLSPYQNTIGYLTFWLSALSVFILWKIRRP